The DNA segment ttataggCTAAAGAAATTTTGACAAAAGAATCTAATGTACAAGAAGTGCGATGTCCAGTCACAGTCTGTGGAGATGTCCACGGACAATTTCACGACCTCATGGAACTTTTCAGAATTGGAGGCAAATCACCAGACACAAACTATTTGTTTATGGGGGACTATGTTGACAGAGGCTATTATTCAGTCGAAACAGTCACATTGCTTGTAGCTCTTAAGGTaacttttcttctcagctgtATAGTTCTGTATGAAATGCATATAATTACTATCCTGACTACACTTAATATCTGTTATGATTTGCACTACATTGGTGTTCTAGGTACAAAAACTGAAACGTTGGCATAGTTTTCGAagatacttctgaaaaaatcaaatgttCATATGCAagcctaatttttttcttaaatgagtGCTGTATTTATTTGCTACCTGCCGAAGTAGTGGTATTTAAGAATTTGCTTGTAGATATCAGTTTGATGCAGGGGTGTAGTGAAGTTCACTAGGAATGATGAATaaaatttgtaattaatttcaaaattatttggcAGCTGAAGATTTGGCTGAATTATCCCTTCTTTTCTCAAAGGTTATAATGGAATCTTCATCTTGAAAAGTGTTTGGTATTTATTGACATGTGaagggggggtgaggggtgcaAACTCTGTTTTTTAGGAagacatacatattttaatgcCTCTAAAATAAACTGTTAATGTTTAGGTCCGTTACCGTGAACGTATCACAATTCTTCGAGGGAACCATGAAAGCAGGCAAATCACACAAGTATATGGTTTCTATGATGaatgtttaagaaaatatgGAAATGCAAATGTTTGGAAATACTTTACAGACCTTTTTGATTACTTGCCTCTAACTGCCTTGGTGGATGGCCAGGTACGTTAATATTTGACAAAGTTAAATGTTACTAGTTGTAAAGGAAGCTATTAAAACTATACTATCAGCTCTTGGCTTTAAAGGAATCTTTTGCAGATTTTCTCCTAATCATTTACACTAGAAAATTACAATTGCACTCTTACAATTAATGTAAATGAATGAGATAAACTTCATCTATTTAACTCTTCCAGATTTTCTGTCTACATGGTGGCCTCTCTCCATCGATAGATACACTGGATCACATCAGAGCACTTGATCGCTTGCAGGAAGTTCCCCATGAggtactgaaaaataatttt comes from the Falco peregrinus isolate bFalPer1 chromosome 8, bFalPer1.pri, whole genome shotgun sequence genome and includes:
- the PPP2CA gene encoding serine/threonine-protein phosphatase 2A catalytic subunit alpha isoform, translated to MEEKVFTKELDQWVEQLNECKQLSEGQVKSLCEKAKEILTKESNVQEVRCPVTVCGDVHGQFHDLMELFRIGGKSPDTNYLFMGDYVDRGYYSVETVTLLVALKVRYRERITILRGNHESRQITQVYGFYDECLRKYGNANVWKYFTDLFDYLPLTALVDGQIFCLHGGLSPSIDTLDHIRALDRLQEVPHEGPMCDLLWSDPDDRGGWGISPRGAGYTFGQDISETFNHANGLTLVSRAHQLVMEGYNWCHDRNVVTIFSAPNYCYRCGNQAAIMELDDTLKYSFLQFDPAPRRGEPHVTRRTPDYFL